A window of the Streptomyces formicae genome harbors these coding sequences:
- a CDS encoding ABC transporter substrate-binding protein encodes MRTSLHRSACAAVLASLSLLATACGGSETSGKDATGNKPEVTRITLWAGTKGSREIVEAFNKSHKDIQVKLEEVPDADVKISNAVKAGNAPDVAVLQYNQLPKHAAQGEFEDLSAQAGETVKSKFPESIQQLVTLGDKVWAVPIDAGVMLMFYRKDLFEKYGIEVPKTWAGFEAAAEKVKKADKNLSLAPANFDGNLTQALSWQAGATWFSTDGDAWKVDIDNEISHKVADYWDDLADRKLLDTSEGEALNKQKVEGRILAEVTGVWNGGYLKTGQPDQSGKWAVAPLPTWDGKPASAMFGGTAFVVPKGSKNVDATVEFITWATTTPEAVKARLAEGTSSTLPANPELAEAASSTFDPAYFGGQDIHAVAREALATMPADWAYSPTATTDTVLTDNMGKAKAGDIKLSEIFAAAQTATVTDLEKRGLKVSK; translated from the coding sequence ATGCGCACGTCTCTGCACAGGTCCGCCTGCGCGGCGGTCCTCGCCTCGCTGTCCCTGCTCGCCACGGCGTGCGGCGGTTCCGAAACGTCCGGGAAGGACGCCACGGGGAACAAGCCGGAAGTCACCCGGATCACGCTCTGGGCCGGCACCAAGGGCTCGCGCGAGATCGTCGAAGCCTTCAACAAGTCCCACAAGGACATCCAGGTCAAGCTGGAGGAGGTGCCCGACGCCGACGTCAAGATCTCCAACGCGGTCAAGGCGGGCAACGCGCCCGATGTCGCCGTGCTCCAGTACAACCAGCTGCCCAAGCACGCCGCGCAGGGTGAGTTCGAGGACCTCAGCGCGCAGGCCGGCGAGACCGTGAAGTCGAAGTTCCCCGAATCCATCCAGCAGTTGGTCACTCTCGGCGACAAGGTCTGGGCAGTGCCCATCGACGCCGGTGTGATGCTGATGTTCTACCGCAAGGACCTGTTCGAGAAGTACGGCATCGAGGTCCCCAAGACCTGGGCCGGCTTCGAGGCCGCCGCCGAGAAGGTCAAGAAGGCGGACAAGAACCTCAGCCTCGCCCCCGCGAACTTCGACGGCAACCTGACCCAGGCACTGTCGTGGCAGGCCGGGGCCACCTGGTTCTCGACGGACGGCGACGCGTGGAAGGTCGACATCGACAACGAGATCTCCCACAAGGTCGCCGACTACTGGGATGACCTCGCCGACAGGAAGCTCCTGGACACGAGCGAGGGCGAGGCCCTCAACAAGCAGAAGGTCGAGGGCCGGATCCTCGCCGAGGTCACCGGTGTCTGGAACGGCGGCTACCTGAAGACCGGCCAGCCCGACCAGTCCGGCAAGTGGGCCGTGGCGCCGCTGCCCACCTGGGACGGCAAGCCCGCCTCCGCCATGTTCGGCGGCACCGCGTTCGTCGTGCCGAAGGGCTCCAAGAACGTGGACGCCACAGTCGAGTTCATCACCTGGGCCACCACCACGCCCGAGGCGGTCAAGGCCCGCCTGGCCGAAGGCACCAGCAGCACCCTGCCCGCCAACCCTGAGCTGGCCGAGGCCGCGTCCAGCACCTTCGACCCGGCCTACTTCGGCGGCCAGGACATCCACGCCGTGGCCCGCGAGGCCCTGGCGACCATGCCGGCCGACTGGGCCTACTCACCCACCGCCACCACCGACACCGTGCTGACGGACAACATGGGCAAGGCCAAGGCCGGCGACATCAAGCTCAGCGAGATCTTCGCGGCGGCCCAGACGGCCACCGTCACGGACCTGGAGAAGCGCGGACTGAAGGTGTCCAAGTAA
- a CDS encoding polysaccharide lyase 8 family protein, producing the protein MPQPVSLSRRTFLAFAGAGAGTILLPVQQAHAADAYADLRARWTEALSGGAFNPADPAYADALARLNSQAQDHRSTLQTGSGRTALWTDLPVGTAHPSANVTASFNRLKTMALAYATPGTTGSGDASLAAQVADGLDFLTSTIYTPTQQVFGNGWDWNIGAPMALVDAAILVYSALNPARISAYCASIDHFDPDVTLGGVSTGANLADTCRIFVVRGALQGNSAKISEAVTALSTLFPYVTSGDGLYASGSYRFHNGRPYNGSYGLVFFSSISRVIALLAGSPWAVTDPNASNIYASAVTAIAPFVHNGLMLDSVRGRAISRSGEPDAASGHNAAQILLRLAAATPVSAQAAQLRSIAKGWLQRNTVWSPMTKGDVAAIRSARTVLDDSGIIAAAEPVGHVQFPEMDRAVHRRPGWAYSIALCSKRTAYYESINGENKHGWHTAEGMTQLYLDNDRTQYNDAFWNTVFAKKLPGTTVDLKDFADSEGASDWSPAAWAGGAVLQGAYGAVGLNLVGLRVTLNARKSWFCLDDCVVALGAGITSTDNRYINTVIENRKTTAALTVDGVTQPGTAGWQAGFTNASWAHIEGVAGYVFPGRMTIGAYRITGTGSWSQINAGGTTTPDSRQYVQLQRDHGTNPTGAGYAYILLPNATAAQTAARAASPNVTVLSNTAQIQAISHSGLGITMANFFAAGTAGPITVSGNAASVVLREQAGTLTVGVSDPTQALTTLDVTIARSGYTTADPGPGVTVLALGSQIRLRIDVAAAKGATRSAVLHT; encoded by the coding sequence ATGCCCCAGCCCGTTTCGCTGTCGCGCCGCACCTTCCTCGCCTTCGCCGGAGCAGGTGCGGGCACCATACTCCTCCCCGTACAGCAGGCACACGCCGCCGACGCGTACGCCGACCTGCGCGCCCGATGGACCGAGGCGCTCAGCGGGGGTGCCTTCAACCCGGCCGACCCCGCGTACGCCGATGCGCTCGCCCGGCTCAACTCGCAGGCGCAGGACCACCGGTCCACCCTGCAGACCGGATCCGGCCGGACGGCCTTGTGGACCGATCTGCCGGTCGGCACCGCCCACCCGTCCGCGAACGTGACGGCCAGTTTCAACCGGCTCAAGACGATGGCCCTCGCCTACGCCACCCCCGGCACGACCGGCAGCGGAGACGCCTCCCTCGCCGCCCAGGTCGCGGACGGCCTGGACTTCCTGACGAGCACCATCTACACACCCACCCAGCAAGTGTTCGGCAACGGCTGGGACTGGAACATCGGGGCGCCCATGGCACTTGTGGATGCCGCGATCCTGGTGTACTCGGCGCTCAACCCGGCCCGTATCTCGGCCTACTGCGCATCCATCGACCACTTCGACCCCGACGTCACCCTCGGCGGTGTCTCCACCGGTGCCAACCTCGCCGACACCTGTCGGATATTCGTCGTCCGCGGAGCGCTGCAGGGCAACTCGGCGAAGATCAGCGAAGCGGTCACCGCGCTCTCCACGCTTTTCCCGTACGTGACTTCGGGCGACGGCCTGTATGCGAGCGGCTCCTACCGGTTCCACAACGGCAGGCCGTACAACGGCTCGTACGGCCTCGTCTTCTTCAGCAGTATCAGCAGAGTGATCGCCCTGCTCGCCGGCTCGCCCTGGGCGGTGACCGACCCGAACGCGAGCAACATCTACGCCTCCGCCGTCACCGCCATCGCCCCGTTCGTGCACAACGGGCTGATGCTCGACTCCGTGCGCGGCCGCGCCATCTCCCGTTCCGGGGAGCCCGACGCCGCGAGCGGCCACAACGCCGCACAGATCCTGCTCCGCCTCGCCGCCGCGACACCGGTCTCCGCGCAGGCCGCGCAACTGCGCAGCATCGCCAAGGGATGGCTGCAGCGCAACACCGTCTGGTCGCCGATGACAAAGGGCGATGTCGCAGCGATCCGGAGCGCCCGCACAGTGCTGGACGACAGCGGAATCATCGCGGCCGCGGAGCCCGTCGGCCACGTGCAGTTCCCCGAGATGGACCGGGCCGTGCACCGGCGCCCCGGCTGGGCGTACTCCATCGCCCTGTGCTCCAAGCGCACCGCCTACTACGAGTCCATCAACGGCGAGAACAAGCACGGCTGGCACACCGCCGAGGGCATGACCCAGCTCTACCTCGACAACGACCGGACCCAGTACAACGACGCCTTCTGGAACACCGTCTTCGCCAAAAAGCTGCCCGGCACCACCGTCGATCTCAAGGACTTCGCCGACAGCGAGGGCGCGTCCGACTGGTCCCCGGCCGCCTGGGCCGGTGGCGCCGTGCTCCAAGGAGCCTACGGCGCGGTCGGGTTGAACCTGGTCGGGCTCCGCGTGACCCTCAACGCCCGAAAGTCCTGGTTCTGCCTCGACGACTGCGTGGTCGCCCTCGGCGCCGGGATCACGTCCACGGACAACCGGTACATCAACACGGTCATCGAGAACAGGAAGACCACAGCCGCCCTCACCGTCGACGGCGTCACCCAGCCGGGCACCGCGGGATGGCAGGCCGGCTTCACCAACGCGAGCTGGGCCCATATCGAAGGGGTCGCCGGATACGTCTTTCCCGGCAGGATGACCATCGGCGCGTACCGGATCACCGGTACCGGCAGCTGGAGCCAGATCAACGCGGGTGGCACCACGACCCCGGACAGCCGACAGTACGTGCAGCTCCAGCGCGACCACGGCACCAACCCCACGGGCGCTGGCTACGCCTACATCCTGCTGCCGAACGCCACCGCCGCGCAGACCGCCGCCCGCGCGGCGTCGCCGAACGTCACCGTGCTGTCCAACACCGCGCAGATCCAGGCCATCAGCCACTCCGGCCTCGGCATCACCATGGCCAACTTCTTCGCCGCGGGCACCGCGGGCCCCATCACAGTCTCC
- a CDS encoding carbohydrate ABC transporter permease, with amino-acid sequence MTRTRAGVSRRQHGPAAMFLAPFYLMFLVCLIAPLSYAAWLSLYHEESTGLGFGGTTSVFVGLDNFRAALADLSFWKSFRIPLLYCLMYVPVMLGTAVVLALLLDSAYARAKRFFQLALYAPHVIPGVIATVIWVYLYTPGISPVIDAFETVGLPWTLGTDPAAVAAIANITVWMGTGYSAVIFFASLQAIPRELIEAATIDGAGAVRTALSVKVPLIRGAIGMVAVFSVIGSFQMFAGPLLLQGQTRTITSEWTPVLFIYNRAFLQKDFGYAAATSLVFAAAIGLASYAAYRLTKRRTPA; translated from the coding sequence GTGACCCGCACCCGAGCCGGCGTGAGCCGTCGGCAACACGGCCCGGCCGCGATGTTCCTGGCCCCGTTCTATCTGATGTTCCTGGTGTGCCTGATCGCCCCGCTCAGCTACGCGGCCTGGCTGAGCCTCTACCACGAGGAGAGCACGGGGCTGGGCTTCGGCGGCACCACCAGCGTGTTCGTGGGCCTGGACAACTTCCGGGCGGCGCTGGCCGACCTCTCCTTCTGGAAGAGCTTCCGCATTCCCCTGCTCTACTGCCTCATGTACGTCCCCGTGATGCTCGGCACCGCCGTCGTCCTGGCCTTGCTGCTCGACTCCGCCTACGCCCGGGCCAAGCGATTCTTCCAGCTCGCCCTGTACGCGCCTCACGTGATCCCCGGCGTCATCGCTACCGTGATCTGGGTCTACCTCTACACGCCCGGGATCAGCCCGGTCATCGACGCGTTCGAAACCGTGGGCCTGCCCTGGACTCTCGGCACCGACCCCGCGGCCGTCGCCGCCATCGCCAACATCACGGTGTGGATGGGCACGGGCTACTCCGCCGTCATCTTCTTCGCCTCCCTCCAGGCGATTCCCCGTGAGCTGATCGAGGCCGCCACGATCGACGGGGCGGGAGCCGTCCGCACCGCCCTGTCGGTGAAGGTGCCGCTGATCAGGGGCGCGATCGGAATGGTCGCCGTGTTCAGTGTGATCGGCTCGTTCCAGATGTTCGCCGGCCCCCTGCTGTTGCAGGGCCAGACAAGGACGATCACCTCGGAGTGGACCCCCGTCCTGTTCATCTACAACCGGGCTTTCCTGCAGAAGGACTTCGGCTACGCCGCTGCCACGTCGCTCGTGTTCGCCGCCGCCATCGGTCTCGCCTCCTACGCCGCGTACCGCCTGACGAAGAGGAGGACGCCGGCATGA
- a CDS encoding carbohydrate ABC transporter permease, with product MSVAAPALAPTGTPARPVVSRPPGSRPRWLAAVMNRFVVNAVLVLAVLYTFLPVTWLLFAATKDRQDLVRTSGFWFGTVRIAENIQATFAFEDGIIWRWLLNSAVYAIGGAALAAFIALLGGYAFDKFTFPGKNKLFGLVLTATMIPATVLAMPTYLLASEVGATNTYSVIIVVSVFASLPFGLYMGRVFSSTHVPNEIVEAARVDGASEFMIFLRVALPMMRSPYLTLFLLTFNGIWNDFYTPLLMLSDHMLYPLSLGIYGWFKEATAHPGLYPMVMVGSVISLIPVVALFLSLQKYWKSGLTTGALK from the coding sequence ATGAGCGTCGCCGCCCCCGCCCTCGCGCCCACCGGAACCCCGGCCCGACCGGTCGTGTCCCGGCCGCCGGGCAGCCGCCCCCGCTGGCTTGCCGCGGTCATGAACAGGTTCGTCGTCAACGCAGTCCTGGTTCTCGCCGTCCTCTACACGTTCCTGCCCGTCACCTGGCTGCTGTTCGCCGCCACCAAGGACCGCCAGGACCTCGTCCGCACGAGCGGCTTCTGGTTCGGCACGGTCAGGATCGCCGAGAACATCCAGGCGACCTTCGCCTTCGAAGACGGCATCATCTGGCGCTGGCTGCTCAACAGCGCCGTCTACGCGATCGGGGGCGCCGCGCTCGCCGCCTTCATCGCGCTCCTCGGCGGCTACGCCTTCGACAAGTTCACGTTCCCCGGCAAGAACAAGCTGTTCGGCCTGGTCCTGACCGCCACCATGATTCCTGCAACGGTCCTCGCGATGCCGACGTACCTGCTCGCATCGGAGGTCGGCGCGACGAACACGTACTCGGTGATCATCGTCGTCTCTGTGTTCGCGTCGCTGCCGTTCGGCCTCTACATGGGGCGCGTCTTCAGCAGCACCCACGTGCCGAACGAGATCGTCGAGGCGGCACGCGTGGACGGCGCGAGCGAGTTCATGATCTTCCTTCGCGTCGCCCTGCCGATGATGCGCTCGCCCTACCTGACGCTCTTCCTCCTCACCTTCAACGGCATCTGGAACGACTTCTACACGCCCCTGCTGATGCTCTCGGACCACATGCTCTACCCCCTCAGCCTCGGCATCTACGGCTGGTTCAAGGAGGCAACGGCCCACCCCGGCCTCTACCCCATGGTCATGGTCGGATCGGTGATCTCCCTGATCCCCGTCGTCGCGCTCTTCCTCTCCCTGCAGAAGTACTGGAAGTCCGGACTGACCACCGGAGCACTCAAGTAG